In Cotesia glomerata isolate CgM1 linkage group LG3, MPM_Cglom_v2.3, whole genome shotgun sequence, one genomic interval encodes:
- the LOC123261509 gene encoding uncharacterized protein LOC123261509 isoform X5 — translation MDPPLTSKVLRAPSLKRGQENLRIQNRIKLERVLGVTVSSNAALDCDSTSELVAYPAGCTVVLFNPRKNIQAHVLNSCKKTVTSLALAGDGRLLVTGECGHMPNVRVWDISDRQNAIQIAEFSSHKYGINCVAFSPSNKYVVSIGSQHDMIVNVWDWRNNVKVASNKVSSKVKAVSFAENGSYFVTVGNRHVKFWYLEYTRNAKYKEPVPLMGRSAILGEQRNNDFVDVTCGRGEMADSTYAITKTGLLCEFNNRRLLDKWVELRTTSANCMAIGEKLIFVGCAEGIIRCFSPVTLQFITTLPRTHYLGVDVACGLSISHMSQHPVNARYPDAIALAFDELNNKLTCVYNDHSIYIWDIRDIKRVGKSHSFLFHSACIWGVEMYPTNSELISNMPSDSFVTCSSDDTIRVWNLKNDFSTNQKVYSRNIYSNELLKVLYIDPELTYLKDLDLATAGSTDKSDTSYDGRNGVRSIRISPDGAHIASGDRSGNIRIHDVATLDELCLIEAHDAEVLCLEYSKYSRITDGPKLLASASRDRLIHVFNVDEGYNFLQTLDDHSSSITAVRFFTTTQNDNIQMVSCGADKSIIFRQLQMTPGNPPQFVRDHNAQGKTTLYDMEVDSGQKHVLTACQDRNIRVYNVATGKHSKTFKGSIGEDGSLIKVVLDASGIYVATSCTDKTLCVYDYYSGECMATMLGHSELVTGLRFSPDCHHLVSASGDGCIFVWSIPHDMVVTMQARLTQQAMRAGKKPQNLQNGLVTQLENESFGPPSPEFFGSNVNSTIQTTAIDYRFSVGQLPHWAKKQINTDTNTEENITSSVRSVSVDMPKGRWAQRVQQTDGITVKSVYDSDEIIHFPPSRSTIDSECGGGGTGGSKDSSIDSGTETKCSSDYRREPITIKKEEEEKEEENVFAPCPDSYRELAEDFKKQMTSGNITITRGSNITELTHQSRIRSYTDDSSLSSFKLEDHESTEHDGDVEDYSEGENGTASSEKSHNLMYYPPTEDTISNQFKVNAIDIEELRRSMRRGKKIKIGDSNISELTTASGSQDDSDSEGGASTPSAERNPLSILSEASSEGYDQVFNQTHREKYLKNAFESLSGADELTNRKNTSISSQFHGRISGGENQESKTHQTPVINLITPKNTKLSTDVTKNREELQRRIEETRRKLQSVGYKSSLKSSQSISDLSSHIPDRHHRQSKISSGNNKRPQSQYYTIPTNPSKPLLNLKSHLKPHTITNNVSGYGNAFLKDQIDNKRFPKSQTTFCISKQAKLTVSRPLSLALDKTDKMKLSVDKTNKSLPESPVCEELKAIKKACKAELNKFTKFAQKQRSCSYFIGLNDNFEDIDCLAKSFESLPAMKEPLSDNDDDDDDNDINDNGNFSDDSLESDYKNPPRRCVSEYQININRESNNKNKNYLKCLKKNLGDSQESILSDASGEIFDCQYDNDRHSSASFFLSRRKMQATQSQESVLTDVTDDYQISLLRENEVNRSTESILTDDSDSLVKSAPLEILFESHYKRKRHNSENKIENIEFDKPINTVTPTKAVFRSKSLQDTRLSAVKSAISYTEENFRPNQTCIYYEFNIDNTKEYCSKVRNSSRFDMTRSNSLKEPHSMLIFDNFVPHKPPKPKRNFPRTQSMRNRSRPSWNKYNFENPLPQSLNSNSKTTCFDNDNVESKNSKKISPKTNDLKLEENTSLILLSPTNQISNQNLLKNAESKNRTEIQKNLSSYSNEANKNNNNNNNNNQTTKITKTSWHDDLDVDSGFENHIPTKDTFETYDSLEPYGTSSCEASTSDSQIQDTNVEIEKNYNNSTADRISRAIEGTVKLLSKEFENLVKREQQNLIKNKQVWQVHQSNSAENFSKFESERDKGSTFKKETRPSSGCEDSDCTVDKSLMESGSSTPGSSCTNSPKRIWPPASRCQLKWIKALPTINQDILPSKQHLSVKTDGRLSSNISDSKDDIEDKGMRRACSLSDLSVSPPNRLLHGPIQVSGKLSIKNSNVSSRNGNSVNINSGLSSRYNSSKSHSTYMTRSSSVGVLNQHSDSESDAGVISSSRNLTNSTTNNRISGLMRPTISSQNKVNHQSKPNFSSSSNLPMVLRRRGMQSAYSSVNLSQVSNQEDSSSEDTSSNGNGGKPSLPPRPRSINIDLSTNFNSSGSLIKRSGSNTSISKSRLMNDASGQSNIRLSSRNQLDLNLQKLPTKDINVANAELSPQLCNTIADELTRTADNVVQLYKRLTMDSSANPELEPIDRDTMLRGLESSVNEAMRTLRLVAASTTNKESTGNNSLVVNEAAETFQELLAGQDQGKVVNIMQQYSELLLTMMQQRMSGTQPNHV, via the exons atgtACCGTAGTTTTGTTCAACCCTCGAAAAAATATCCAGGCGCATGTGTTGAATAGTTGCAAAAAAACTGTTACCTCACTGGCACTTGCTGGAGATGGTCGTCTTTTAGTCACTGGTGAATGCGGACATATGCCCAATGTACGAGTATGGGATATTTCTGATCGTCAAAACGCCATTCAGATTGCCGAGTTTTCCAGTCATAAATATGGAATTAATTGTGTT GCATTTTCACCAAGCAACAAATATGTTGTTTCTATTGGATCGCAGCATGATATGATAGTGAATGTCTGGGACTGGCGGAACAATGTAAAAGTAGCATCTAACAAAGTATCTAGCAAGGTGAAGGCCGTATCATTTGCTGAAAACGGGAGCTATTTTGTAACTGTTGGTAATCGACATGTTAAATTTTGGTATCTTGAATATACTCGAAACGCTAAGTATAAAGAACCAGTACCTCTTATGGGCCGATCGGCTATACTAGGTGAACAACGAAATAATGACTTTGTGGATGTAACATGCGGCCGCGGAGAGATGGCAGATTCTACTTACGCCATTACAAAAACTGGATTACTTTGTGAATTTAATAATCGGCGGCTCCTTGATAAGTGGGTCGAATTAAGAACAACCAGTGCAAATTGTATGGCcataggtgaaaaattaatttttgttggaTGTGCCGAAGGAATTATTAGATGCTTTAGTCCAGTAACACTTCAATTTATTACAACATTACCAAGAACTCACTATTTAGGGGTAGATGTAGCTTGTGGATTATCTATAAGTCATATGTCTCAGCATCCAGTAAATGCAAGATATCCAGATGCAATTGCTTTAGCTTTTGatgaattaaataacaaacttACGTGCGTTTATAATGATCATAGCATTTATATTTGGGATATTCGAGATATCAAGCGTGTGGGAAAATCTCACTCTTTTCTCTTTCATTCAGCATGTATATGGGGCGTTGAAATGTATCCAACAAATAGTGAATTAATAAGTAACATGCCTTCAGATAGTTTTGTAACATGTTCAAGCGACGATACAATAAGAGtatggaatttaaaaaatgatttttcaacaaatcaaAAAGTTTACAGTCGTAATATTTATAgcaatgaattattaaaagtgtTATACATTGATCCTGAATTGACATACTTAAAAGATTTAGATTTAGCTACCGCAGGATCAACAGATAAAAGTGATACCTCATATGATGGTCGTAATGGTGTTAGATCAATCAGAATAAGTCCAGATGGTGCACATATTGCTTCTGGAGATCGATCAGGTAATATTAGAATTCATGATGTAGCTACGTTAGATGAATTATGTCTTATAGAGGCTCATGATGCTGAAGTACTTTGCCTTGAATACTCAAAATATTCTCGAATTACTGATGGACCAAAATTACTAGCAAGTGCTTCAAGAGATCGATTAATACATGTTTTTAATGTTGATGAGGGTTATAATTTTCTCCAAACACTTGATGATCACAGTTCTTCAATTACGGCTGTTAGATTTTTCACAACGACTCAAAATGATAACATTCAAATGGTATCATGTGGCGCCGATAAAAGCATTATTTTTAGACAGTTGCAAATGACTCCAGGAAATCCACCACAATTTGTAAGAGATCACAATGCTCAAGGAAAAACCACGTTGTATGATATGGAAGTAGACTCTGGTCAAAAGCATGTTTTAACAGCTTGTCAGGATCGTAATATTCGAGTATATAATGTAGCCACTGGTAAACACAGCAAAACGTTCAAAGGTTCTATTGGTGAAGACGGGTCTTTAATAAAAGTTGTTTTGGATGCATCAGGAATATACGTTGCTACTTCATGTACAGACAAAACTTTATGTGTCTATGATTACTACAGTGGTGAATGTATGGCAACAATGTTAGGTCATTCAGAACTAGTTACAGGCCTCCGTTTTAGTCCAGATTGCCATCACTTAGTATCAGCCAGCGGCGATGGTTGTATATTTGTTTGGAGTATACCTCATGATATGGTAGTTACTATGCAAGCACGATTAACTCAACAGGCGATGCGTGCGGGTAAAAAACCccaaaatttacaaaatggACTAGTAACACAGCTAGAAAATGAATCTTTTGGTCCACCATCACCTGAATTTTTCGGTTCAAATGTCAATTCAACTATACAAACTACTGCTATTGACTATCGTTTCAGTGTTGGTCAATTACCTCATTGGGctaaaaaacaaatcaataCGGATACTAATACTGAAGAAAATATAACTTCAAGTGTCAGATCGGTTAGTGTAGATATGCCGAAAGGCCGATGGGCTCAACGTGTACAACAGACTGATGGAATTACTGTGAAATCAGTCTATGATAGTGatgaaattattcattttccCCCTTCCAGAAGTACCATTGACTCTGAATGTGGAGGTGGTGGTACTGGAGGATCTAAAGATAGTTCTATTGACAGCGGAACTGAGACTAAATGCAGCAGTGATTATAGACGTGAACccattactataaaaaaag aagaa gaagaaaaagaagaagaaaatgtATTTGCACCGTGCCCTGATAGTTATAGAGAATTAGCGGAGGATTTTAAAAAACAG ATGACGAGTGGCAACATAACAATAACTAGAGGTAGCAATATCACAGAGTTAACTCATCAATCGAGAATACGATCTTACACCGATGACAGCAGTCTTAGCAGTTTTAAATTAGAG GATCACGAGAGTACAGAACATGATGGTGATGTTGAAGATTATTCTGAGGGCGAAAATGGAACAGCTAGTTCGGAAAAATCACATAATTTAATGTACTATCCACCAACTGAAGATACTATATCAAATCAGTTCAAAGTAAATGCCATTGATATAGAAGAACTCCGAAGATCTATGAGacgaggaaaaaaaataaaaattggagATAGCAATATCAGTGAATTGACCACAGCATCCGGAAGTCAAGATGATTCTGATTCTGAAGGAGGTGCATCAACGCCAAGTGCTGAACGTAATCCATTGTCTATTTTATCTGAAGCGAGTTCTGAAGGATACGATCAGGTTTTCAATCAAACTCATCGagaaaaatatcttaaaaatgcTTTTGAATCTCTAAGTGGTGCTGATGAACtcacaaatagaaaaaataccAGTATTAGCTCTCAATTTCATGGAag AATAAGCGGAGGAGAAAATCAAGAAAGTAAAACCCACCAAACAccagttataaatttaattacaccaaaaaatacaaaacttAGTACAGATGTAACGAAAAATCGTGAAGAATTACAGCGGCGAATAGAAGAAACGAGAAGAAAATTACAAAgt GTTGGCTATAAATCTTCTTTAAAGTCAAGCCAAAGTATCTCAGATCTCAGCAGCCATATACCAGATCGCCATCATCGGCAAAGTAAGATTAGTTCAGGTAATAATAAACGTCCACAATCACAATACTATACAATACCAACTAACCCTAGTAAACcattactaaatttaaaatctcaCTTAAAACCTCATACTATTACTAACAATGTTTCTGGTTATGGAAATGCTTTTTTAAAAGATCAAATTGACAACAAACGCTTTCCCAAAAGTCAAACTACTTTTTGTATAAGTAAACAGGCCAAATTGACCGTAAGTCGGCCATTATCATTAGCACTAGATAAAActgataaaatgaaattatctGTCGATaaaacaaacaaatcattACCAGAATCACCTGTTTGTGAAGAATTAAAAGCAATTAAAAAAGCATGTAAAGCAGAACTAAACAAGTTTACCAAGTTTGCTCAAAAACAGAGATCTTGTAGTTATTTTATTGGCTTGaatgataattttgaagatattGATTGCTTAGCTAAATCATTTGAAAGTTTACCAGCTATGAAAGAGCCACTATcagataatgatgatgatgatgatgataatgacaTTAATGACAATGGTAATTTCAGTGACGATTCTTTAGAAAGTGATTATAAAAATCCACCTCGTAGGTGTGTTAgtgaatatcaaataaatataaatagagaatcaaataataaaaataaaaactatttgaaGTGTTTAAAAAAGAATCTTGGTGATTCTCAAGAAAGTATTCTGTCTGATGCGTCTGGAGAAATATTTGATTGTCAGTATGATAACGATAGACATTCTAGTGCtagcttttttttatcacgGCGAAAAATGCAAGCCACTCAAAGTCAGGAAAGTGTATTAACTGATGTAACAGATGATTATCAAATTTCTTTATTGCGAGAAAATGAAGTTAATAGAAGTACTGAAAGTATTCTCACTGATGATTCTGACTCATTAGTTAAATCTGCACCATTAGAAATTCTTTTTGAGTCccattataaaagaaaaagacATAATTCTGAAAacaaaatagaaaatattgaatttgaCAAACCAATAAATACTGTTACACCTACTAAAGCTGTTTTTCGATCTAAAtctttacaagatacaagactCAGTGCCGTTAAATCAGCTATTAGTTACACAGAAGAAAATTTCAGACCCAATCAAACttgtatttattatgaatttaacATCGATAATACAAAAGAGTATTGTTCAAAAGTTCGTAATTCATCAAGATTTGATATGACAAGAAGTAATAGTTTAAAAGAGCCCCATtcaatgttaatttttgataattttgtacCCCATAAACCACCAAAaccaaaaagaaattttcctCGCACTCAAAGCATGCGAAATCGTTCTAGACCTTCTtggaataaatataattttgaaaatccaCTGCCTCAaagtttaaattcaaataGTAAAACTACTTGTTTCGACAATGATAATGTAGAGtcgaaaaatagtaaaaaaattagtccaaagacaaatgatttaaaattagaagAAAACACTTCGTTAATTCTTCTCTCACCAACAAACCAAATTTCGAATCAaaacttgttaaaaaatgcCGAGTCAAAAAATCGtactgaaattcaaaaaaatttatcaagttaCTCCAATGAAgctaacaaaaataataataataataataataataatcaaacaactaaaataacaaaaacttCTTGGCATGACGACTTAGATGTTGATAGCGGTTTTGAAAATCATATTCCTACAAAAGATACATTCGAAACTTATGACTCATTAGAACCTTATGGAACATCTTCTTGTGAAGCATCAACTTCAGATTCTCAAATTCAGGATACGAATGtcgaaatagaaaaaaattataacaatagcACTGCTGACAGAATTAGTCGAGCAATTGAAGGAACTGTAAAACTTTTATCTAAAGAATTTGAAAACTTAGTTAAAAGAGAGCaacagaatttaattaaaaataaacaagtttGGCAGGTACATCAGTCAAATTcagctgaaaatttttcaaaatttgaatcagAAAGAGACAAGGGctcaacttttaaaaaagaaactcGACCGAGTTCAGGGTGTGAGGACAGTGATTGCACTGTAGATAAATCTTTAATGGAAAGTGGTTCCTCAACTCCTGGATCAAGTTGTACTAATTCACCAAAACGAATTTGGCCACCTGCGTCTCGATGTCAATTGAAGTGGATCAAAGCACTACCAACAATCAATCAAGATATCTTACCATCTAAGCAACACTTATCAG TTAAAACAGATGGCAGGCTTTCGTCGAACATTTCTGATTCTAAAGATGATATAGAAGACAAAGGTATGCGACGTGCTTGTTCCTTGAGTGATCTCTCCGTCAGTCCACCAAACAGGTTACTGCATGGTCCAATACAAG tttCAGGTAAACTaagcattaaaaattcaaatgtaTCATCAAGAAATGGAAATAGTGTTAATATAAACAGTGGATTATCATCAAGATATAATTCAAGCAAATCTCACTCAACATACATGACTCGAAGTAGTAGCGTAGGCGTTTTGAATCAG caCAGTGATTCAGAATCAGATGCTGGAGTAATTTCAAGCAGTAGAAACTTGACAAATTCAACTACTAACAATCGAATAAGTGGATTAATGAGGCCTACAATAAGTTcacaaaataaagtaaatcATCAATCAAAACCGAATTTTTCTTCAAGTAGCAATTTACCTATGGTACTGAGAAGACGTGGAATGCAATCTGCTTATTCAAGTG ttaATCTAAGTCAAGTCAGTAATCAAGAAGATTCTAGTTCAGAGGATACTTCTTCAAATGGTAATGGCGGAAAACCATCATTACCACCCAGACCTCGAAGTATTAACATTGATCTTTCAACAAA tttcaATTCCAGTGGATCACTAATAAAACGATCAGGATCAAATACATCAATATCAAAAAGTCGGCTGATGAATGATGCAAGTGGTCAAAGCAATATAAGGCTGTCTAGTCGAAATCAATTGGATTTAAATCTACAAAAACTTCCAACTAAAGATATAAATGTAGCTAATGCTGAat TGTCTCCGCAATTATGTAATACAATCGCTGATGAATTGACAAGAACCGCAGATAATGTGGTTCAGCTATATAAGCGATTAACGATGGATAGTTCTGCAAATCCAGAGCTTGAGCCTATTGATAGAGATACAATGCTTCGAGGTTTAGAATCATCAGTTAATGAAGCAATGCGAACACTTCGTCTTGTCGCAGCTAGTACAACTAATAAAGAAAGTACTGGTAATAATTCTTTAGTTGTTAATGAAGCGGCTGAAACATTTCAAGAATTATTAGCAGGTCAAGATCAGGGTAAAGTTGTAAATATAATGCAACAATACTCGGAATTGCTTTTGACTATGATGCAGCAAAGAATGAGTGGTACACAACCTAATCATGTTTAG